A part of Citrifermentans bremense genomic DNA contains:
- a CDS encoding DUF1440 domain-containing protein gives MFSGNQVSAWEKRHPIVTGVAAGLVAGAVAGGSERVLDRLVSKKQKRRDRRVREGSAHEVAGPHFVSKLLGRRLDAQEKKRANRAFGVAYGVGWGLIHSGLRKRFPVLRRWGGLPFAIPFFFACDGIIAPALGLSPGLNRVPWQPNAKEMGNHIAWGAAAELVHRLAARVR, from the coding sequence ATGTTCTCAGGGAATCAGGTTTCAGCGTGGGAGAAGAGGCATCCGATTGTGACCGGCGTGGCCGCGGGTCTTGTAGCCGGCGCGGTCGCCGGCGGCAGCGAAAGGGTATTGGACCGACTGGTGAGTAAAAAGCAGAAGCGGCGCGACAGGAGGGTGCGGGAAGGCTCCGCCCATGAGGTCGCCGGGCCCCACTTCGTCTCCAAACTTTTGGGCCGGCGGCTAGACGCGCAGGAGAAAAAGCGCGCCAATCGGGCTTTCGGGGTGGCCTATGGGGTTGGGTGGGGCTTGATCCACAGCGGCCTGAGGAAGCGCTTTCCGGTACTTCGGCGTTGGGGCGGCCTTCCTTTCGCTATTCCCTTCTTCTTCGCCTGCGACGGCATCATCGCGCCGGCCCTGGGCCTGTCCCCCGGACTCAACCGCGTTCCCTGGCAGCCGAACGCCAAAGAGATGGGCAACCACATCGCCTGGGGTGCCGCGGCCGAGCTGGTGCATCGCCTGGCGGCCCGGGTGCGCTAG
- a CDS encoding DUF1857 family protein, producing the protein MLVRTLQVVVHCEHQTLWNMLMDRLQHPERYLVGITEARVTEESEDVFISEMLLHGEPVKERVLVRPYDGELRHELLEHPQFTGFIVKKILKTAIQSPVAPLYLEYELDLLRKSLKVQGVVRGEEEILTDLGAEMQKMRTRAEETDSRR; encoded by the coding sequence ATGCTAGTCAGGACCTTGCAGGTTGTTGTTCATTGCGAGCATCAAACCCTCTGGAACATGCTCATGGACAGGCTGCAGCACCCTGAGCGTTATCTGGTCGGCATCACCGAGGCGCGCGTCACAGAGGAAAGCGAGGACGTCTTCATCTCAGAGATGCTGCTGCACGGCGAGCCCGTGAAAGAGCGGGTGCTGGTGCGCCCCTATGACGGAGAGTTGCGGCACGAGTTACTGGAGCATCCCCAATTCACCGGCTTCATAGTGAAAAAGATACTGAAGACTGCGATACAAAGTCCTGTGGCGCCGCTCTACCTTGAATACGAACTCGATCTGCTGCGAAAATCGCTGAAGGTGCAGGGGGTAGTTAGGGGTGAAGAGGAGATACTGACAGATCTGGGGGCCGAGATGCAGAAGATGCGGACACGGGCCGAGGAGACGGATTCACGGCGCTGA
- a CDS encoding surface-adhesin E family protein, translated as MRLPLLFFSLLALIACALPALAADPDWVLVDENQDSSFFYDRNGTTPARNNTIQVRTRVVYTEQGKKEALKVLHGLPEPSRLYESRYMYQIDCAETEGRLLSVTHFDQKGAILKSTDFGDTTAPEYLPPGSRMALVAEANCSR; from the coding sequence ATGCGGCTACCACTACTTTTCTTTTCGCTGTTGGCGCTTATTGCCTGCGCTCTTCCGGCGCTGGCCGCCGACCCCGACTGGGTACTCGTCGACGAGAACCAGGATTCCTCCTTCTTCTACGACAGAAACGGCACCACCCCCGCCAGGAACAACACGATCCAGGTAAGGACGCGGGTGGTTTACACGGAACAGGGGAAGAAGGAGGCGCTTAAGGTGCTGCACGGTTTGCCTGAGCCCTCCCGCCTGTACGAGTCGCGCTACATGTACCAGATCGACTGCGCCGAAACGGAAGGGCGCCTGCTGTCGGTGACCCACTTCGACCAAAAGGGAGCGATCCTGAAGTCGACGGATTTTGGCGACACCACCGCGCCGGAGTACCTCCCACCCGGCTCCCGCATGGCCCTGGTGGCCGAGGCCAACTGTAGTCGCTGA
- the aroC gene encoding chorismate synthase, which produces MSSTFGTLFRVSTFGESHCAAVGAVVDGVPARMRLAESDIQPQLDRRRPGQSELSTPREEKDLVTILSGVENGLTLGTPVCLLVHNRDQRPGDYREMEAVPRPSHADYSYQVKYGIRASSGGGRSSARETIGRVAAGAIAEKYLAERFGVEIVAWVDGVGELEGGAVDLDRISRQEVDATLVRCPNRAAAESMMQLIGSVRDRKDSVGGVVRCVCRNLPAGLGEPVFDKLDALLAHAMLSLPAAKGFEIGSGFGGSRMLGSAHNDPFVQKEGRLGTVTNFSGGVQGGISNGEPVHFRVAFKPPATVSLPQQTAAFDGAETVLEAKGRHDPCIVPRAVPIVESMAALVLMDLVLRQEYRTK; this is translated from the coding sequence ATGTCTTCAACCTTCGGCACCCTGTTCAGGGTATCCACCTTCGGCGAAAGCCACTGTGCAGCGGTCGGTGCCGTCGTCGACGGCGTCCCCGCCCGGATGCGGCTTGCGGAGAGCGACATCCAGCCGCAGCTGGATCGGCGCCGCCCGGGGCAGAGCGAGCTTTCCACCCCCCGCGAGGAAAAGGACCTGGTGACCATCCTCTCCGGCGTGGAAAACGGGCTCACCCTAGGCACCCCCGTGTGCCTCCTGGTGCACAACCGCGACCAGCGCCCCGGCGACTACCGGGAGATGGAGGCGGTCCCCCGACCCTCGCACGCAGACTATAGCTACCAGGTGAAATACGGCATCCGGGCCTCGAGCGGCGGCGGGCGCTCCTCTGCCCGCGAAACCATAGGGCGCGTGGCCGCCGGCGCCATAGCGGAGAAGTACCTGGCCGAGCGCTTCGGAGTGGAGATCGTGGCCTGGGTGGACGGCGTGGGGGAGTTGGAAGGGGGCGCGGTCGATCTGGATCGGATCAGCCGCCAGGAGGTTGATGCTACCCTTGTCCGCTGTCCCAACCGCGCGGCTGCGGAGTCGATGATGCAGCTGATCGGGTCGGTGCGGGACCGGAAGGACTCAGTGGGCGGGGTGGTGCGCTGCGTCTGCCGCAACCTTCCCGCCGGGCTGGGGGAGCCGGTGTTCGACAAGCTGGACGCCCTGCTGGCCCACGCCATGCTCTCGCTTCCGGCCGCCAAGGGTTTCGAGATCGGCTCCGGGTTCGGCGGAAGCCGGATGCTGGGGAGCGCCCATAACGACCCCTTTGTGCAAAAAGAGGGACGCCTGGGGACCGTGACCAACTTTTCCGGAGGGGTGCAGGGGGGGATTTCCAACGGCGAGCCGGTTCATTTCCGGGTTGCCTTCAAGCCACCGGCAACCGTTTCCCTGCCTCAGCAAACGGCTGCCTTCGACGGCGCCGAGACCGTATTGGAAGCCAAGGGGCGCCACGACCCGTGCATAGTCCCGAGGGCCGTTCCCATCGTCGAATCGATGGCGGCGCTGGTCCTGATGGACCTGGTGCTGAGGCAGGAGTACCGCACGAAGTAG
- the glgX gene encoding glycogen debranching protein GlgX, translating to MKVTAKTGRRSAEPSYPRGNTSPLGATVSPGGVNFSVFARDCTGVELLIFDAADDAVPSRVITLDPQQNRTYHYWHVFVPGIGAGQLYGFRVAGPFEPQRGRRFDSGKVLIDPYGRAVAVPKGYCRGDACLPGDNAATAMKSVVADPRGYDWEGDLPLKRPYSSTVIYEMHVAGFTKDPSSGVPAEKRGTYAGLVEKIPYLKDLGVTAVELLPVFQFDPHDAPFGLVNYWGYSPISFFAPHAGFSSRSEPLGPLDEFRDMVKALHKAGIEVILDVVYNHTSEGDHKGPTFCFRGFANDVYYSLSPDGSYINHTGCGNTLNANHHVVRRLIIDSLHYWVKEMHVDGFRFDLASILSRDGQGRPLKNPPILWDIESDPALAGIKLIAEAWDAGGLYQVGSFIGDSWKEWNGEFRDDVRRFLKGDEGVVSRFAARMLASPDIYGHQEREPEQSINFVTCHDGFTLNDLVSYNEKHNEQNGESNRDGSDSNLSWNCGVEGPTEAPEIEELRNRQVKNFMAVTLLALGTPMILMGDEMRRSQQGNNNAYCQDNRIGWFDWALQERHADIYRFTKELIKARLMQSGTLSEARTLSQLLGEARLEWQGVKLGSPDWSHESHSIALTVWSRSRHVVFHYMVNAYWEPLDFALPPPRRLPGGTWYRWIDTSLASPDDIVPWDLPPPHASRSYRLPPRSIVVLIAKSRRGGGRPAPDEA from the coding sequence GTGAAAGTTACGGCAAAAACAGGGAGAAGAAGCGCCGAGCCGTCCTACCCCAGGGGAAACACGTCGCCGCTTGGCGCCACCGTGTCCCCCGGAGGGGTGAACTTCAGCGTCTTCGCCAGGGACTGCACCGGGGTCGAGCTTCTTATCTTCGATGCCGCCGACGACGCCGTTCCCTCCCGGGTCATCACCCTCGACCCGCAGCAAAACCGCACCTACCATTACTGGCACGTCTTCGTTCCCGGCATCGGGGCGGGGCAGCTCTACGGCTTCCGGGTCGCCGGGCCGTTCGAGCCGCAAAGGGGGCGCAGGTTCGACTCCGGGAAGGTGCTGATCGACCCTTACGGGCGCGCCGTCGCGGTCCCCAAAGGGTACTGCCGTGGCGACGCCTGCCTGCCGGGAGACAACGCCGCGACCGCCATGAAGAGCGTCGTCGCGGACCCGCGCGGGTACGACTGGGAGGGGGACCTTCCCCTCAAGCGCCCTTACTCCAGCACCGTCATCTACGAGATGCACGTGGCGGGTTTCACCAAGGACCCCTCCTCCGGGGTCCCGGCGGAGAAGCGCGGCACCTACGCCGGGCTGGTGGAGAAGATCCCCTACTTAAAGGACCTTGGGGTCACCGCGGTGGAGCTGCTGCCGGTCTTCCAGTTCGACCCCCACGACGCCCCCTTCGGGCTGGTGAACTACTGGGGGTACAGCCCCATCTCCTTCTTCGCCCCCCACGCCGGCTTCAGTTCGCGCAGCGAACCGCTCGGCCCCCTGGACGAGTTCCGCGACATGGTGAAGGCGCTGCACAAGGCGGGGATCGAGGTGATCCTCGACGTGGTCTACAACCACACCTCCGAAGGGGACCACAAGGGGCCCACCTTCTGCTTCCGCGGCTTTGCCAACGACGTCTACTATTCGCTTTCCCCCGACGGGAGCTACATCAACCACACCGGCTGCGGCAACACCCTGAACGCGAACCACCACGTAGTGCGCCGGCTCATCATCGACAGCCTGCACTACTGGGTCAAGGAGATGCACGTCGACGGCTTCCGTTTCGACCTTGCCTCCATCCTCTCCCGCGACGGGCAGGGGCGCCCACTCAAGAACCCCCCCATACTCTGGGACATCGAGAGCGACCCGGCGCTGGCCGGGATCAAGCTGATCGCCGAGGCGTGGGATGCGGGGGGGTTGTACCAGGTGGGGAGCTTCATCGGCGACAGCTGGAAGGAGTGGAACGGGGAGTTCCGCGACGACGTGCGCCGCTTCTTAAAGGGGGACGAGGGGGTGGTGTCGCGCTTCGCCGCGAGGATGCTGGCGAGCCCGGACATCTACGGGCACCAGGAGCGCGAACCTGAGCAGAGCATCAACTTCGTCACCTGCCATGACGGCTTTACCTTGAACGACCTGGTCTCGTACAACGAAAAGCACAACGAGCAAAACGGCGAGTCAAACAGGGACGGTTCCGACAGTAACCTGAGCTGGAACTGCGGTGTCGAAGGGCCGACCGAAGCGCCGGAGATCGAGGAGCTGCGCAACCGGCAGGTCAAGAATTTCATGGCGGTGACGCTTCTTGCCCTGGGGACCCCGATGATCCTTATGGGGGACGAGATGCGGCGCAGCCAGCAGGGGAACAACAACGCCTACTGCCAGGACAACCGCATCGGCTGGTTCGATTGGGCTCTCCAGGAGCGCCACGCGGACATCTACCGGTTCACCAAGGAGCTGATCAAGGCAAGGCTAATGCAGAGCGGCACCCTGTCCGAGGCCCGGACCCTGAGCCAGTTGCTGGGGGAGGCGCGCCTTGAATGGCAGGGGGTCAAGCTGGGTAGCCCCGACTGGAGCCACGAGTCCCACAGTATCGCGCTGACAGTCTGGAGCCGCTCCCGCCACGTGGTGTTTCACTACATGGTCAACGCGTACTGGGAGCCGCTCGACTTCGCGCTCCCCCCTCCGCGCCGGCTTCCCGGCGGCACCTGGTACCGCTGGATCGACACCTCGCTTGCCTCGCCGGACGACATCGTCCCCTGGGATCTCCCCCCGCCGCACGCCTCTCGAAGCTACCGGCTCCCCCCGCGCAGCATCGTGGTGCTGATCGCAAAGTCGCGCAGGGGCGGAGGGCGCCCGGCCCCCGACGAAGCCTGA
- the lnt gene encoding apolipoprotein N-acyltransferase, whose product MLNRITSHPFFPWLAAVASGILLFLGYAGFDQFYLEWIFLVPLFWALRGARPRRAFLIGWVAGIVGHAGGFYWVIEMFKQFAGAPFPFALVGLVLLAASNGIVMAAWAWGIRLIAAGRGWQVVWVAPVVWTAMEKFWPEVFPNYLGASQYRLSHLTQIADFTGVLGVSFLVVYINATLYWVTACWCEERRVPWRPLSALALSLLLVVGYGEMRLREVERQVASAQTLKVGLVQANRGAADMHVDADTVLKEHRDLSRGLVESERPDLVVWPEGVPVSLSFREGVLPTAALGDLGTPLLFGACLRTADGICNSAFLVDRSGRILGSYDKTVLVPFGEYIPFGDTFPSLYSWSPYSSRFWRGQSEEPLLLGNHVISLSICYEDIFPLHIRKLMAGGKERRVPEVMFNLTNDSWYGKSTEPVQHLALASFRSIENRRSLVRVTNTGISAFVDPAGRIVKSTGIWTKETLVDKIPLLQGRTVYSTAGDWIGWLSAFLFAAAVTSVCVSARRKLRE is encoded by the coding sequence TTGTTGAACCGCATCACCAGTCACCCCTTCTTCCCGTGGTTAGCCGCAGTTGCCAGCGGCATCCTCCTTTTCTTAGGCTACGCCGGCTTCGACCAGTTCTACCTGGAGTGGATCTTCCTGGTGCCGCTTTTCTGGGCCCTGCGCGGCGCGCGTCCAAGGCGGGCTTTCCTCATCGGCTGGGTCGCGGGAATAGTCGGGCACGCCGGCGGGTTTTACTGGGTCATAGAGATGTTCAAGCAGTTCGCCGGGGCGCCTTTCCCCTTCGCCCTTGTAGGGCTGGTGCTTTTGGCGGCTTCAAACGGCATCGTCATGGCCGCCTGGGCCTGGGGAATCAGGTTGATCGCCGCAGGCCGCGGCTGGCAGGTGGTCTGGGTGGCACCGGTGGTCTGGACGGCCATGGAGAAGTTCTGGCCCGAGGTTTTCCCGAACTACCTCGGGGCGAGCCAGTACCGGTTGTCGCACCTGACCCAGATAGCGGATTTCACCGGAGTGCTCGGGGTCAGCTTCCTCGTGGTCTACATCAACGCCACGCTCTACTGGGTGACTGCCTGCTGGTGTGAGGAAAGACGCGTCCCCTGGCGCCCGCTGTCGGCCCTGGCGCTCTCGCTTCTGCTCGTGGTCGGTTACGGGGAGATGCGGCTTAGGGAGGTGGAGCGGCAGGTAGCTTCGGCGCAGACCCTCAAGGTCGGGCTGGTGCAGGCGAACCGTGGCGCGGCGGACATGCACGTCGATGCCGACACGGTGCTTAAGGAGCACCGGGACCTGTCGCGGGGCCTGGTTGAAAGTGAACGGCCCGACCTGGTGGTCTGGCCGGAAGGGGTGCCGGTGAGCCTCTCCTTCCGCGAAGGCGTTCTCCCCACGGCGGCCCTGGGGGACCTCGGCACGCCGCTTTTGTTCGGCGCCTGCCTGCGTACCGCCGACGGGATCTGCAACAGCGCCTTCCTGGTCGACCGCTCCGGCCGCATCCTGGGGAGCTACGACAAGACGGTGCTGGTCCCTTTCGGGGAGTACATACCCTTTGGCGACACCTTTCCGAGCCTTTACTCCTGGTCCCCCTACTCGAGCCGCTTCTGGCGCGGCCAGAGCGAGGAGCCGCTCCTACTGGGAAACCACGTGATCTCGCTCAGCATCTGCTATGAGGACATCTTCCCCCTGCATATCCGAAAGCTCATGGCGGGTGGTAAGGAAAGGCGCGTTCCCGAGGTGATGTTCAACCTCACCAACGACTCCTGGTACGGCAAATCGACCGAACCGGTGCAGCACCTGGCCCTGGCGAGCTTCCGCTCCATAGAGAACCGCCGCTCCCTGGTGCGCGTCACCAATACCGGCATCTCGGCCTTCGTGGACCCCGCCGGCCGCATCGTCAAGAGTACCGGCATCTGGACCAAGGAAACCCTGGTCGACAAAATCCCGCTGTTACAGGGACGTACCGTCTATTCCACAGCCGGAGACTGGATCGGCTGGCTCAGTGCCTTTCTCTTTGCGGCAGCGGTAACCTCCGTGTGTGTCTCGGCGCGTCGCAAGCTGAGAGAGTGA
- a CDS encoding YMGG-like glycine zipper-containing protein, translated as MKTYSRTAAWLLLALVGLGGCATVPTGPTVRVLPAPGKSFEQFMAEDAVCRRWAEQQLGLSRQDTVNQNTASSAVVGTAVGAGVGALLGAAGGNAGTGAAIGGGTGLLFGAASGSESGRAYGYEAQRLYDNTYVQCMYSKGNQVPGMVRKVRRTRNVAPPPPDMYSVPPDYYPAR; from the coding sequence ATGAAAACATATTCCAGAACAGCTGCCTGGTTGCTGCTGGCCCTTGTGGGGCTGGGCGGGTGCGCCACCGTTCCCACCGGCCCGACCGTTAGGGTATTGCCGGCCCCGGGCAAGTCATTCGAACAGTTCATGGCCGAGGACGCGGTCTGCAGGCGCTGGGCCGAACAGCAACTGGGGCTGAGCCGTCAGGATACGGTGAACCAGAATACCGCAAGCAGCGCCGTGGTCGGTACCGCCGTAGGCGCCGGGGTCGGGGCCCTTTTGGGCGCGGCCGGCGGCAACGCGGGGACCGGAGCGGCCATAGGAGGGGGCACCGGGTTGCTGTTCGGGGCCGCCAGCGGCTCCGAATCGGGACGTGCTTACGGCTACGAGGCGCAGCGCTTATACGACAACACCTACGTGCAGTGCATGTACTCCAAGGGGAACCAAGTGCCGGGCATGGTGCGCAAGGTGCGCCGGACGAGAAACGTTGCTCCTCCTCCTCCAGACATGTACTCGGTCCCTCCCGATTACTACCCGGCTCGCTAG
- a CDS encoding cytochrome B6 yields MRKDAALVSSLFLAAALIIPATKSWTQPQGEPARKAPYDAVQAAQTPREVARTRPEQQKNQHDNSDLFMATKAEPSSTAFKNQPDEGKILGFDFYRDPLDAKKPMTTFQEVYQKDVADKPKVMATQRRLLEMRYNLKPNLSPDVKMTRGKPIAVGPTALLAQGTSWERLAAMSPEQIRSGDLFPYPPLPHPKQVSGGQVFPQIQIDMFPRLQRFDVDFDIPDAFLPELPPAIFLQNRPELGDVSRGEVVSINNFYRLFKDLLTPVQLDGLRMLVTPFPQEEFNPTDDRKSPQASLGVACLDCHVNGHTTAQFHLSPDIRPQERRFRLDTVSLRGLFNQQLHSSKRSLRSVEDFTEFEQRTAYFNGDEIHAAKKGMNILSRVQVSHMAQMQNMFDVPPAPKLDPAGYLVPGKATQAEMAGQNIFFGKGKCGTCHPTPFYLDHQMHDLQMERFTREPGDGPIKTFTLRGIKESPPYMHDGRCFTLEDTVKFFNLVLGLKLSAEEETNLVAFLRVL; encoded by the coding sequence ATGAGAAAAGACGCCGCATTGGTTTCGTCACTTTTTCTTGCAGCAGCCCTGATCATCCCGGCAACCAAATCGTGGACGCAGCCACAGGGGGAGCCCGCTAGAAAGGCGCCCTACGACGCGGTCCAGGCTGCGCAGACGCCAAGGGAGGTGGCAAGGACCCGCCCCGAGCAGCAAAAAAACCAGCACGACAACTCGGACCTGTTCATGGCCACCAAGGCGGAACCCTCCTCGACGGCTTTCAAGAACCAACCCGACGAGGGAAAGATCCTCGGTTTCGATTTCTACCGTGACCCCCTCGACGCGAAGAAGCCGATGACCACTTTCCAGGAGGTGTACCAGAAGGACGTGGCCGATAAGCCGAAGGTGATGGCCACCCAGAGGCGCCTGCTGGAAATGAGGTACAACCTCAAGCCGAACCTCTCCCCTGACGTGAAGATGACCCGCGGCAAGCCCATAGCCGTCGGTCCGACCGCCCTGCTCGCCCAAGGGACCTCCTGGGAGCGGCTGGCGGCGATGTCCCCCGAACAGATACGATCCGGAGACCTCTTCCCCTATCCCCCGCTGCCTCATCCCAAGCAGGTCAGCGGCGGACAGGTCTTCCCACAGATCCAGATCGACATGTTCCCGAGGCTGCAGCGCTTCGACGTGGATTTCGACATCCCCGATGCCTTCCTCCCCGAGCTCCCCCCCGCCATCTTCCTGCAGAACCGGCCTGAGCTGGGGGACGTTTCCCGCGGGGAGGTGGTAAGCATCAACAACTTCTACCGCCTCTTCAAGGACCTCCTCACACCGGTGCAGTTGGACGGCCTGCGGATGCTGGTAACCCCCTTCCCCCAGGAGGAATTCAACCCAACCGACGACCGCAAATCCCCCCAGGCGAGCTTGGGAGTCGCCTGCCTCGACTGCCACGTCAACGGGCACACCACCGCCCAATTCCACCTGAGCCCAGATATCCGTCCCCAGGAGCGCCGCTTCCGGCTCGATACGGTCAGCCTCAGGGGGCTTTTCAACCAGCAGCTCCACTCCTCCAAGCGGAGCCTGCGCTCGGTCGAGGATTTCACCGAATTCGAACAGCGCACCGCCTACTTCAACGGCGACGAGATCCATGCCGCCAAAAAAGGGATGAACATCCTGAGCCGGGTACAGGTAAGCCACATGGCCCAGATGCAGAACATGTTCGACGTACCTCCCGCTCCCAAACTCGATCCTGCAGGTTACCTGGTCCCCGGCAAAGCCACTCAGGCTGAGATGGCGGGGCAGAATATCTTCTTCGGCAAGGGGAAGTGTGGCACCTGCCACCCCACCCCCTTCTACCTGGATCACCAGATGCACGACCTTCAGATGGAGCGCTTCACCCGCGAACCGGGCGATGGCCCCATCAAGACCTTCACCCTGAGGGGAATCAAAGAGAGCCCGCCGTACATGCACGACGGCCGCTGCTTCACCCTGGAGGACACGGTGAAGTTCTTCAACCTGGTACTCGGACTGAAGCTTTCCGCCGAGGAGGAGACGAACCTGGTCGCTTTCCTGCGGGTCCTCTAG
- the malQ gene encoding 4-alpha-glucanotransferase, translating into MKKRGSGILCHITSLPSPFGIGDFGAGAYEFADFLSEAKQSYWQILPLNPTNKRYFDSPFSSLSSCAGNTALISPQLLAAEGLLTQMEVEDHPHFPERRVDYPAVSRFKRQLFQRAHIRFQKGGVPEDYARFCRGNSMWLEDHALFTAISDHLGNLPLAEWPQELSNRSSEKVQLLREELWDEVEREKFLQYLFFKQWHLLKNYCNGKGIRIIGEFPMFMNYDAVDIWANPELFKVDEQKKPYLLAGSPADAFSAEGQLFNCAVYDWDGLRRNGFNWWIRRFHYLFRQYDFVRIDHFQGLTSCWEVPVGEQNGLRGNWQKVPTQEFFNTMLQHYPLFPVIAEDLGTIGADVRETMARYAIPGMKVILFGFQKEARERSYLPHLHPLNSVAYTGTHDTDTVTGWYQGAGDEERLELYRYLGRRVENGVNWELIRLALMSVAHTAVIQMQDVLGAGEESRMNRPGKAEGNWEWRIPTADLGEVASRLSEMTACYGRAQD; encoded by the coding sequence ATGAAAAAACGCGGTAGTGGGATTCTCTGTCACATCACGTCCCTTCCGTCCCCATTCGGCATTGGGGACTTTGGAGCCGGCGCCTACGAGTTCGCCGATTTCCTGTCGGAGGCGAAGCAGAGCTACTGGCAGATCCTGCCGCTCAACCCGACGAACAAGAGATACTTCGACTCACCCTTCAGCTCCCTCTCTTCCTGCGCCGGAAACACGGCCCTCATCAGCCCGCAGCTGCTGGCGGCGGAGGGGCTCCTGACGCAGATGGAGGTTGAGGACCATCCCCACTTCCCGGAACGGCGGGTCGATTACCCGGCCGTCTCGCGTTTCAAGCGGCAGCTTTTCCAGCGTGCGCACATCCGGTTCCAGAAGGGTGGGGTTCCGGAGGACTACGCCCGGTTCTGCCGGGGCAATTCCATGTGGCTCGAAGACCATGCCCTGTTCACGGCGATAAGCGACCATCTCGGGAACCTCCCCCTGGCCGAGTGGCCGCAGGAGCTCAGCAACCGCAGCAGCGAAAAGGTCCAGCTGTTGCGGGAAGAACTCTGGGACGAGGTGGAGCGGGAGAAATTCCTGCAATACCTCTTCTTCAAGCAATGGCACCTGCTGAAAAACTACTGCAACGGCAAGGGGATCCGGATCATCGGCGAGTTCCCCATGTTCATGAACTACGACGCGGTGGACATCTGGGCCAACCCGGAACTATTCAAGGTGGACGAGCAGAAAAAGCCGTACCTGCTCGCCGGGAGCCCCGCCGACGCCTTCAGCGCCGAAGGGCAGCTCTTCAACTGCGCCGTCTACGACTGGGACGGGCTCAGGCGCAACGGCTTCAACTGGTGGATCAGGCGCTTTCACTACCTGTTCAGGCAGTACGACTTCGTGAGGATCGACCACTTCCAAGGACTGACCTCCTGTTGGGAAGTCCCGGTAGGGGAGCAAAACGGGCTCAGGGGGAACTGGCAAAAGGTCCCGACACAGGAATTCTTCAACACCATGCTTCAGCACTACCCTCTCTTCCCCGTGATCGCAGAGGACCTGGGGACCATCGGCGCCGACGTAAGGGAGACCATGGCCCGGTACGCCATCCCCGGGATGAAGGTGATCCTTTTCGGGTTCCAGAAGGAGGCGCGGGAAAGAAGCTACCTGCCGCACCTCCATCCCTTAAACAGCGTGGCGTACACCGGCACCCACGATACCGACACCGTCACCGGGTGGTATCAGGGCGCTGGCGACGAGGAGCGGCTGGAACTCTACCGCTATCTGGGACGGCGGGTGGAGAACGGGGTCAACTGGGAGCTGATCAGGCTGGCGCTGATGTCGGTGGCGCACACGGCGGTGATCCAGATGCAGGACGTGCTGGGGGCGGGCGAGGAATCCAGGATGAACAGGCCCGGGAAAGCGGAGGGGAACTGGGAGTGGAGGATCCCCACTGCAGACCTCGGCGAAGTCGCTTCCCGTCTCTCCGAGATGACCGCCTGCTATGGCCGGGCCCAGGATTGA